In Anolis carolinensis isolate JA03-04 unplaced genomic scaffold, rAnoCar3.1.pri scaffold_15, whole genome shotgun sequence, the DNA window taaattttcatctagaaactcccgcaaagcttgcctttccggtacagtcaaggcatacagcctccctgctggcagtttcgcaccttctgccaacttgatggcgcaatcatatggcctgtgcggtggtaatttgtccgcttcttttttacaaaatacatcagagaactccccatactcagcaggcactccctccatatcagaatgagtaatatttagagtgcaacagtcctgcctctttaaaatcactttacgtgttgcccaatctacttgtgggtttactacagctagccaatccatccccaggatcacatcatatctaggcaagctcgtaatatcccacacaaacgttcccgttactccctgcacctcccacgttactgccgaggtttcctggttaaccaccccagtctccagcagtctcccatctgctccttccacccacacgtcgcatgccttgcgcactctaggaatgccatgcttcttagcaaactcagtatcaacataagagaccgtagcccctgagtccagtagtgccaaagtagaaacaagttcccttcccccaacagataacgtaatgggtacgaaaacatgcttcctcccctcagttgattgcttgaggagccctagtgcattggtctcacgtcgcactagggctggccttttcccgaaagttttggaaggtttcacattacaatttttggcaaaatgcccagcattcccacagtacaaacacaagcccagctgcctcctacggctcttttcctcggtagacagctttttaaagaccccaagctccataggctcttcccccattaccacaggtgccctggttacatgcatgggtggcgcacacattgcttttgagtgcttacgagcctcgaaccttgcgtctaagcgcAGCACCTTAGCAACTAAGGTatcccaactttcagccggctccaagcgtgctaattcatcctggagcatatcacttaacccagcagtaaataaaagcatgaatgcattttccccccaatccagctggtggcgatacaggttaaacttatttaagtaatccaaaacagtcccctttccctgtttcaaccgatacagagcccacccagcgttctccgtgcggagaggatccccaaaagtatcagttagcaactttttgaaattattcaaattgtccttgactgggtcatttcccaaaattaaattagtggcccattgtcctgcgggaccggtcaacaaactcaaaataaaggccactttgctagtgtctgtaggataagcatgagcactgagctgagaaaaataaagctccacttgtgccaaaaaggttggcaacttgcacctggttccgtcaaagcgttcaggagtcaaaacatgtcctttcacggcatgagcggtttggctagcggtaaaagccgtttgcaattggtctaatttgacccttaactcatccatcgtcttcctgacgggtttattgctgcaataaaccttttatgggcgtcgggcaatctgtcaaggacagaacgccacaagattcaaagtaacagagtttattagattacagaactcaaaaatgcccgtaaaacacaagggccaggcagtttttgcctttaggagcaaaaaggggcaaaagtaaatgttcaaaagataaaccggattaaaccggagtttaatccgggtaaaaacaaaactgctttcttcagcctgggtataaacaaaacgaaagccaaggaacaaaagatacaaggaatgcaactaattggcagcagattcctctctgctgccaacactgtgtttagagtaacttgcgtcgctcccacacgcacacacagcagacaggatctccaacacgagcagacgcagccagggattttagcagtagagtagaccagttccgttccgtagatcaaagccagaagcagacgtttgtagtttttccaagtccaagaaggggggaagacaagccgtggtcagttcagtccgagttctcaaagcaggagatggcgtccgtcaggaagacgacggaaggtcaagctaataagagtaagcacaggtttgcacaaacaaatgcccacacaatccctcccgccgtctgaccctggattccaatcaacttacgtctcagcacaggaaagtacacaagtcttcagggaagcgtcccacacacacacacgaatcccaagcgtttgcccagattaccttgcccgacgcaatttgcaattgctcccaagccccattttatgccagttacaaatcttcatcactgtcagctgccctccttaacccgggcgtttcctcatcactttcctcgtcagagctggaacacctctgactacgcccaacagcatctccagctgtggatcccgtcccatccctccagctacgccatgggtctaatcctgaaggtccccattcatcttctgccccatcatggccagtggcccccaattcctcccttacccgagtccaatccatctcatcctcctctgagctaaccagcccttcctccattctctccgtgaacccttcgaaagactcttcgtcagagggtgctgcaaatatgtctcgcagtctttttctctctcgctcctcgagagtatccgactctcgaggagtcttacgcccacgcctgtcagaaacagagccacgaggctcaatcataacacaactggttgataaagacttaaaatagtctttaaaaatatatattttaattatatatatacagtagagtctcacttatccaacattcgcttatccaacgttctggattatccaacgcatttttgtagtcaatgttttcaatatatcgtgatattttggtgctaaatttgtaaatacagtaattacaacataacattactgcgtattgagctactttttctgtcaaatttgttgtgtaacatgatgttttggtgcttaatttgtaaagtcataacctaatttgatgtttaataggcttttccttaatccctccttattatccaacatattcgcttatccaacgttctgccggcccgtttatgttggataagtgagactctactgtattagtataataataaacaagGCTTTATAATTGGCAAACAATGCAGACGGAGGGGATGAGGTCCCAAATATGGAGTTCGAAtttggaagaaaacaaaaaaaaatcccaatagtAAAGCTGGAATGGACTCCCAAAAGACATCTAGTCCACTAATAAaactggaagggatccccaaaggtcatctagtctactCACAGAAGGCTTCAGAGAAAGCCTTTTAATTTATTCGccattgtgctgagggagtctatagacgacagaggctttgatgtaaaaagaacaatatcaagtttattcaggcacaagcttggtggttacaaaagatgtttcacttagcggtattcttattaacagttacaatactagaatgagatgaatcaaactctctaaagtatcacctCTTTtatttaaagtagttaaaacttcttcctctgctccttttaaactgttgcttcaatggatctctgtgagtccagctggaattggttcccaaagtctgaaacttggacttcaaaccacagtcacccctgtgatatactatcacagattctctgtgcctttccaggacacagactacattaaataagtcaccaaacttatttaaagccgactcaaaatgaacaattgagtctccttgatcccatcaacctggaatcaatcttccctgtgcctcatcagagcacagactgaggcttcatGCCTTCATGCGTCATGCCTCCTAGATGGCCAAGGTCTTCCCTCCGGAATAGTGGGATTCCCACTCTTCTTCCACGGGGGTTGTGAGGTCACTTCCTGGAGGGGGCTCCGTTTCCTGTTCGGGATACCGCACGGCCACGCTCCACTCTTCAGGATCTCCGCTTCCGCCGTCGTCTTTTTTCCCGGTCGGGGCTTCGGAGACCGAGCCCACAATCACTGTATCCGCTCTCATGATGTAGATCTTCTCTACggaagaaagaaggggagaaaaagaTGGAATAAGTCagacatgggccctccaggtgttttggactgcaactcccaccattcctaacagctggtaggatattgttgtatcccagccacaggctggccagatttaagatgaagatgaaggggattctggttttgggattcaagagcagcagtctgaggctgaagccagctcagagatgcagtttcagtttgagcaggatgaactgctgacctcaggagaaacagataacagtcaggctgacattcttcccttgagaaatgatgagggagaaacttcagctttggaaaataatgagggagaCGGTTTAGCTCcaggccaggtgcaagataatggtagcacaagcaatgagttatccagagaggacagtttgtcttggatgggttcccaggttcgtagaagtgagcgtttagCGCGCGAACGGGAGTCTAGCTGTGGGAAAAGGAACACCTTCCTGAGTTGTTATTGAAGTGTGCCTTTGCAGatcactctttgtcagagcaattcatcgcttcatctaGGTGGATGTTTTCCTTGCCAGTgttcttggattcttgggcctcgttctttggactctatggactaatgccttgccttgtggattattgctCTTGCCATGCTCTTTGAACTTATGGACCTTGCATTTTGGATTATTGGACATTTCTTTACCTTATGATCGTATTGGActtattgactctttcactacaactttgaactaccttttgattgcttgtttGATGTATaacctgctttgcttaataaaaacctcaaaagactacctgtgtgtctgactgggtatctatagcaaggtgaacttagcctgaggtgcgacagatatATTACAGATGAATGAATAGGTGGATAGAAGGATAGGTAGCTAAGAtaaatgattgatagatagatagatcgatagatggatagataggagAGACAATGAGTGGACAGATAAATAGATGAAGGATGGAAAGATTGATCAATAGACAGATTAATAGCAGGATAGATGGGGATAGATAATCAACAAATGAATAGATAgaaggatagatagattgatGACGAATGCATGGATAgaatgattgattgatagatatggtagatggatggatgtgtAGATAAGTGACAAATGGATAGAAgtattgatggatagatagatggataaatggatagGTAGATTTCAATGTCCTAGCCATTTTTATACATTTAGATTCAATTTTATTAGACCCCAAAATGGCATTTTCTGAATTTTCCCGCTGACTGTCTTCCCTTCAGAGAAAGGACTCTAGATCAGCAAGTATTGCACTTAGAGACTTCACATTTTGGGAAACTTAGTTTCAGCTTAGTTTCACAGACTatgcagaagatctgtataggaaagacGATAATATTGAGGATAGTTTTGACAGAGTGGTGAGTGAatcagaaccagacatcctgaggagtgaggttgaatgggccttaagaagcattgctaataacaaggcagcagaagACGGCGGGCTCCCAACTGAagagatcaaactgaagagatcaagagaaggtggtgagaatatacagaagatctgtataggaaggataataatatagaggatagttttgacggtgtggtgtgtgaattagaaccagacatcctgaggagtgaggttgaatgggccttaagaagcattgctaataacaaggcagcaggagacgacaggatcccagctgaagagatcaagctgaATGGTTCAAGAGAAGATGGCGAaattatacagaagatctgtataggaaagataataatatagaggatagctttgacggagTGGTGAGTGAatcagaaccagacatcctgaggagtgaggtcgaatgggccttaagaagcattgctaataacaaggcagcaggagacgacgggatcccagctgaagagatcaagagaagatgGTGAGATTATACAGAAcatctgtataggaaagataataatatagaggatagctttgacggtgtggtgtgtgaattagaaccagagatcctgaggagtgaggttgaatgggccttaagaagcattgctaataacaaggcagcaggagacaacgggatcccagctgaagagatcaagagaagatgGCGAGATTATACAGAAcatctgtataggaaagataataatatagctttgacggtgtggtgtgTGAGTTAGAAGCAGACATCTTGTGGAGTGAGgtcgaatgggccttaagaagcattgctaataacaaggcagcaggagatgatgagatcccagctgaagagatcaaactgaagagatcaagagaagttgGCGAgattatacagaagatctgtataggaaagataataatatagaggatagctttgatggggtggtgagtgaattagaaccagacatcatgaggagtgaggttgaatgggccttaagaagcattgttaATCaccagaggaaccagagaccaaattgccaatatccggatTCTGGATAacggaggaaggcagggagtttcaggtaaacatctacttctgctttattgactcttctaaagccttcgactgtgtggatcataataaatgccTAACACACGGTCGTTCTCCCATAATAGTGACCTATATCCATTTCCTCGTGGAAAGCCCCCAACTCACCAATGCAATTGGTGCATTGCGGAAGTGCGTCTCCCGCTCCTCCGCCGTCCGCTTGGACCAGTTCTAAAACAGCCTCCATTTCCGAGTCACCATCAGGGCCTGGAGCAtcacctccttcttcttcttccaccgAATTCAGCAAATTAATCTCTTTCTTGAAAAgaaaccccagagaaggagaaagttgAAATAGTCCTAAGACTCTCCGCCATCCACACTTGCCCCATTTAAGCAGGTTTAATCCCACATTAATGGCAGGTACGACTTATCGATTTGATGCCCTACTTACTGCGCATATCTTGGCCTGGTTCGATACTGTgttggaaaaaggagggaagaaagaacagGATTACAACTCGGAATCCATGCGTTGCCCTCATCcagcctctaataataataataataataataataataataataataataatacacacaaagggtcagaaaaattctcaaaagcaagctcaatggaggcaacaccatcaaggccataaacacctgggccatacctgtcataagatatactgctggcatcataaactggacacagatggaactggacaatttggacagaaaaacaagaaaactcatgaccattcatcactcccagcaccctcgcagtgatgttgaccggctatatctgcctagaagatcagggggcagaggactcttacaagtaaaacaagccgtcaaagaagaagaacatgccctggcagaagatgtcaagcaaagtgaagaacctgctttgattgaagtcaaaaaccagaaactcctcaaaacacagcagacaaaaaaccagtacaagaaaaccgcactacaaactagagctgacagctggcacaacaaaacattgcatggaaagttccttgacaaaatggaaggaaaagctgataaggagaagacctggctctggctcacgaatgggaccctgaagaaggagacagaaggcctgatccttgcagcccaggagcaagacatcaggacaaaggccattcaggccaagatcgaaaaatcagctgatgacccaaaatgcagactgtgcaaggaaaccgacgaaaccatggatcatatcctcagctgctgtaagaaaatcgcacagacagactacaaacagaggcacaactatgaggcccaaatgattcactggaacttatgcctcaagtaccacctccctgcagcaaacaactggtgggatcacaaacctgcaaaagtcttggaaaatgagcccgcaaagatactgtgggacttccgaatccagactgacaaagttctggaacacaacacaccagacatcacagttgtggaaaagaaaaaggtttggatcatggatgtcgccatcccaggtgacagtcgcattgacgaaaaacaacaggaaaaactcagccgctatcaggacctcaagattgaactgcaaagactctggcagaaaccagtgcaggtggtcccggtggtgatgggcacagcgaaagatctcagccggcatttggaaacaatagacattgacaaaatcacaatctgccaactgcaaaaggccacccgactgggatctgcagcatcatccgaaaatacatcacacagtcctagacacttgggaagtgttcgacctgtgattttgtgatatgaaatccagcatatctatcttgtttgctgtgtcataacaacaacaacaacaacaacaacaaaacattgcatggaaagttccttgacaaaatggaaggaaaagctgataaggagaagacctggctctggctcacgaatgggaccctgaagaacacgtcagcaagcgagagtccaaaagtggcaggataAAGTCCAGAACCTCAATCCGTGGCTGAGACTAGATGAGAAATTCCCTGCTAGGGACACAGAAGacggggcgacttggaaggtgtagaacagactgagctctggcaccacgagatgcagagccattaTAAAAgtgagagcaaaccacagaccactgactacaatgcggcctgagccctgccacatgcctTCTCACAacgacaccagagacactccaagtggtcaaaggaaatgtagtGTAATGTCAAGTTTGTAActttgtctatctatatatataaaagggtaatggaatcacggcaccggacaaaacaactaaactaaacgccccacaacctcgaaaattgacagcacaacctctcatctacgcctctacgttcatacaacaaaaagaaaagaaaaattaagtcctagccatagcaacgcgtggccgggcacaactagtacagacgacagacgaactcaggacttctgtgttctccaacagaacttgacttgaGCTTTAGGCTGaaagaactcaactgaacagaactgaactgatgcaatcgttatgcacaaacacttgtgtctggatactccctagttccagctattattattagtgttatattgtattacattattatattattatcaacattatatgtatatacaatatattatattataaaactgagggtgggggccaggtaaatgaccttggagggccgcatccggcccccgggccttagtttggggacccctggtctagatggcctctggagCCCCCTCTACTCACGCTTCATTTTCTGTGGCAGGATCCATGTGCTGCAAGCCCTCCTCCTTCGCCAGACCGCCGCCACGGAGCATGCGCAGAGTACCAACCCAGAGAGGAGCAGCCCTCCCAGAAGGCTGAGATCCCACTCGCCTGAAAAAAAATAACTCATAGGGCTTAGACTGGGATCGTAAAGCTACAATTCCATGTTGCGGACAGGTCTAGCCAGACTCACCTCTGGCTGAAGCTTCTTCTATGGCAATGCTCCCTGTGTCCTCAGTCGCCCTTTTGGCCGGCCGACTGGTCACTAAGTCAGCGCATTGAGCATCGTGGGTAGTGTTTCCATGGCTAGCCATGGGCTTTCGGAGCGTGGAACAACTAGGAAAGATATAACAgtcacagttattattattattattattaggtatgataatgatgatgatttgtcCTCAAATGACCacagagagataaatatatcaactAATCAATTATTTAatcataattaaataaataattaatcatcataataatatgaCGGTGATGATGACCCCAAAGAATACCAGAGGATCCCAGAGAgataaatacatattattattattaataataataataataataatacagtagagtctcacttatccaacataaacgggccggcagaacgttggataagcgaatatgttggataataaggagagattaagaaaaagcctattaaacatcaaaataggttatgattttacaaattaagcaccaaaacatcatgttagacaacaaattggacagaaaaagtagttcaataccagtaatgttatgttgtaattactgtatttacaaaattagcaccaaaatatcacgttatattgaaaacattgactacaacaatttcgttggataatccagaacgttggataagcgagtgttggataagtgagactctactgtaataataataatattgtgatgaTTGTCAATATTATAGTAATATGATTGCATAAGTTATGTTAAAAACCCATGATCCTAGATGTTAGACCCCCATTGGTAGCGTATAAAAGAACCAAGAACATTggcgatacagtagagtctcacttatccaacataaacgggccggcagaacgttggataagcaaatatgttggataataaggagagattaaggagaagcctattaaacatcaaattaggttatgattttacaaattaagcaccaaaacatcatgttatacacaaatttgacagaaaaagtagttcagtacgcagtaatgctatgttgtaattacagtatttatgaatttagcaccaaaatatcatgatatattgaaaacattgactgcaaaaatgcgttggataatccagaacgttggctaagcggatgttggataagcgagactctactgtatattggtacATTCCGATGTAAACCACAATGCTCAAACTACCAAGTCCAATTTGGTAGGCAATTACCGATGTCACCATTGTGTAGCCAATTGGTGGAGACTAAAATTTTCAcacaccaacatctatcattTGATGACACCATGTAACGAGTACGTTCGATTCAATTGTAAGCTAAAATGTAAATAAAGACAAGAACCACTCAGTTGGAGCAGAAAACTTATGAAGTGAGTAATTGGATAAGAATCAGCACTCTGGCATGCTAATTTCCATGAcaatggttatgggcccagcatgtTTCTGCTGCGCAACTCTGCTTCTAGAGGACCCCAGAGAGATAaatacatcatattattattaatatcaattGATCATCATAATAATGTCATGATGACCCTAAATGACCCCAAAGGACCCCAGAGAGATAAatacatcattatcattattaagtATATTATACTcgtatataattttattatatatctAAAATGATTATTGTGATAGCCCCAAATGATCTCAGAGGACCCCACAGACACAAAAAGTACTGTGctacttatttttattattactatactattactactattattatgtattgtttaCTTGGTGTGTCTCCGGCAGGGCTGCGAAGGCGAATCCTGGTCCGAAAACGTCCCCGGCGGGCATTCCTCACAGACCGTGTCCTTTTCAGCTGTTCCTGGCAAAAGAACCAAGGACACCTCTCTTCATTTAGATCTACAGTATACATATAGGAAAatcttatatatattttaaatctatCAAATGGAACTTGGTTATAGAATTGTCCAAGAGGAGCTTAAGATTCCTCAAAGGTTGTTCTCTCAacgaatctctagatcctctgatggaacggggttggactggatggcctttggggctcctTTTGACGAATTATGAGTTAACCGAGTCTACtgctgtattattactattattattattattattattattattattattattattattattattattattattactatggcaTCTACCAATTCCCTATGGGTTCCATGGGTTAACTGAGAatgtattgtgttgttgttgttattaatctaGTACGTAGAGTGCacgtgtatcatcatcatcatcattaatctgGTGTCTAGGGTGCCAGtgtgttattattactactactattattattaccatcattctGGCATCTACTAATGGAAAgtctactgcattattattattattccctatgGGTGCCATGGGTTCACAGAGAgtctcttgtattattattattattattattattattattattattattattatgcaatctACCATTCACTATTGGGGCCAAGGGTTAAATGAGAGTctcttgtattattagtattcctATTTTTATTATGCCATCTACAATTCCCTATGGGTGCCATGGGTTCTCAGAGAGTctcttgtattattagtattcctattattattattattcctattattagtaGTATGTCATCTGCAATTCCCTATGGGTTCCATGGGTTCACAGAGAgtctcttgtattattattattattcttattattattattcctattattagtaGTATGTCATCTGCAATTCCCTATGGGTGCCATGGGTTCACAGAGAgtctcttgtattattattattattattattattattattcctattattagtaGTATGTCATCTGCAATTCCCTATGGGTGCCATGGGTTCACAGAGAgtctcttgtattattattattattattattattattattattattattattattcctattattagtaGTATGTCATCTGCAATTCCCTATGGGTGCCATGGGTTCACAGAGAgtctcttgtattattattattattattattattattgttattattattattactattattagtagtatgtCATCTGCAATTCCCTATGGGTGCCATGGGTTCACAGAGAgtctcttgtattattattattattattattattattattattattattattcctattattagtaGTATGTCATCTGCAATTCCCTATGGGTGCCATGGGTTCACAGAgt includes these proteins:
- the LOC134294525 gene encoding tumor necrosis factor receptor superfamily member 8-like, with protein sequence MGPWAATVLLSCLAAVHLLSPASSSSSSQKECDNFPSSYYDEAAQKCCYRCPAGYHPKIKCPLDFTHGCIKIPCQPGFYLNHRLATPQCAACVQCAPGGCFHPLSALGFSPNFSGDPLFPFLPTDRSLVEVSPCRANFSRVCGCRQGWFCRTPVLDSCLRCAKHRSCGAGFGVRDTGTAEKDTVCEECPPGTFSDQDSPSQPCRRHTNCSTLRKPMASHGNTTHDAQCADLVTSRPAKRATEDTGSIAIEEASARGEWDLSLLGGLLLSGLVLCACSVAAVWRRRRACSTWILPQKMKLSNQAKICAKEINLLNSVEEEEGGDAPGPDGDSEMEAVLELVQADGGGAGDALPQCTNCIEKIYIMRADTVIVGSVSEAPTGKKDDGGSGDPEEWSVAVRYPEQETEPPPGSDLTTPVEEEWESHYSGGKTLAI